The following DNA comes from Occultella kanbiaonis.
CCGGATGCCGGCGGCCTGCTCGAGCAGCGCGGCCGCCACGGTGCCGAGCGCGACCCGGGTGGCGGTCTCCCGCGCGGAGGCCCGCTCGAGGACCGGCCGGGCGTCGTCGAGGTGGTACTTCTCCATCCCGACCAGGTCCGCGTGCCCGGGCCGGGGTGTGGTCAGCGGCTTGTTCCGCGACTTCTCGCGTGCATCGCCGGTGCCGGCGTCGACCTCGAGCGCACTTGCCTCGACGGGGTCGGCCGCCATCACCTGCTCCCACTTCGGCCACTCCGAGTTGCCGATCTCGATCGCGACCGGCGAGCCCATCGTGACCCCGTGGCGGACGCCACCGAGCAGGCGCACCTCGTCCTGTTCGAACTTCATCCGGGCACCCCGGCCGTGGCCGAGCCGGCGCCGGGCGAGCGCGGCGCGGATCTCGGCGCTGCCGACGGTGACGCCGGCCGGCACCCCCTCGATGATCCCGACGAGCGCTTGGCCGTGTGATTCCCCGGCCGTCAACCATCTGAGCATGACCGTCAGTCTCCCACGGACCCGGCGCCGACCCGGGCAGCGTCCGGTACGCGGGCACCGCGCCCGCCGGAGATTCTCAGGCCATGCCGAGCAGGGCAGGACCCCAGGCGACGCCGACCACGCCGCCCGCCACCAGCCAGGGCCCGAACGCGACCGCGGTGCGCCGGTCGGCCTTGGTGGTGGCGAGCAGGATCACCGCGAACAGGCCGCCGAGCACGAATGCGGCCAGGATCCCTGCGGCCACTGCTGCCCAGCCGGTCCAGCCGAGGACGAGCGCGATCAGGGCGCCGAGCTTCACGTCGCCGAGACCGAGGCCGGTCGGGCTGGCCAGGCACAGCAGCAGGAGCCCGAGACCGACCGCAGCGGCGCCGGCGAGCGCGCGGAGCAGGTCCGGCCAGGCGCCGGTGGTGGCTGCCGCCACCACGAGTCCGAGGAGGACGACGGCGAACGCCGGCAACACGATGACGTCCGGGAGGCGGTGGGTCGCCACGTCCACGACGACGAGCAGCGAGCACGCCAGCGCCGCGACCGCCAGCGCCACGAGCTCGGCCCAGCCGCCGGCGACGGCAGCGGCCCCGGCGCCCCCGAGGCAGGCCAGCATGGCGTGCAGGCCGGAGTTGGGCAGCGTGGACTCCGCCCCGGCGAGGGTGCGCAGCCACGGCGTCAGGATCAGGGCCACGAGGCCGGTCAGCGCACCACAGACCAGCACCACCACCGGATCGCCCATGGGGTCAGTCCGCCAGTGCCTGCATCAGGGCCGCGCGCATCGCCTCGACCGGGCCCGGGCGGCCGGTCATCAGGCGGACCTGCTCCGCGGCCTGGTGCAACAGCATCAGATACCCGGGCGAGATCGAACCGCCGGCCGCCCGCCACGCGGACGCGATCGCCGTCGGCCAGCCCTCGTACACCACGTCCAACAGCACCTGATCGGCCTCGAGCGCGACGCCGTCGAGCAGGCCGACAAGGGGGTCCGCGGCGCCGTGCGGCACCGTCGATATGACCACGTCGGCGCCGAGCAGCTCGGCGCGCGCCTGGTCGGTGCCGAGCGTGACGTAGGAGGGTGTGACGCCCATCCGGCCGGCCGCCCTCATCACCACGCCGGCGCGCCCGACGGACCGCGTCAGGACGACCGGCGCGTGGATGCCGAGCTCACCCAGCGCGGCGAGGGCGGCAGCGGCCGTGGCACCTGCGCCGATGATCACGCCGCGCCGAGCGTCCGCGCCGGGCGCCTGCGGCGTCGCCTCGCGCAACGCCTGCACCAGACCGTGGACGTCGGTGTTCGCGCCGATCAGCAGCCCACCGGGCTGGAACAGCAACGTGTTGACGACACCCACGACCTTCGCGAGCGACTCCACGTGGTCGCTGAGCGCCATGGCGCGCTGCTTGAGCGGCATCGTCAGCGAGAGTCCCGCCCACGAGCCGTCCCGGCTGCGCACGAACGCCTCGAGGTCGGGCTCGTCGACGTCGTGGAGCTCGTAGGTCCAGTCGGACAGCCCGAGCTCGGCGTAGGCGGCCCGGTGCAGCACCGGGGACAACGAGTGCGCGACGGGGTGACCGAGCACCGCCGCATGGTGGCCCATGCTCAGCCTTCGTCCTCCGCGGTCTCCTCCGGGGGAGCGGTCTGTGCGGCCAGCCAGTCACGGTACATCTGCTGGTTCACCAGGTGCTCCTCGTAGTCCGCGGTGAACCGGGTCTCCCCGGTGGTGGGGTTGACCGTGACGAAGTAGCACCAGTCGCCCTCGGGCGGGTTCAGCACCGCGTCGACAGCGCCCGGGCCGGCGGCCCCGATCGGCGTCGGCGGCAGGCCGGGGACGATCCTGGTGTTGAACGGATGCTCCGTCTGCCACTCGGTCCGCGTGATCTCGGTCGCGATCCGGTTCAGCCCGTACGCATAGGTGGAGTCCATGCCGAGGGTCCCGTCTCCGGTGCAGCCGGCGAGCCGGTTCTCGAGCACCCGCGCGACCCGGTTCCAGTCATCCTGGTTGGCGACCTCGGCTTCGACGATCGAGGCCTTGATGAGCAGCTCCTCACGGTCCTCGGCGGGCACGCTCCGCTCGTCGAGGTTCGCCACGGTCAGGTCGACCATCTGCTGGAGCACGCTGGTCGGCGTGGAGTCCGGCTGGACCGTGTAGGTGGACGCGAACAGCCAGCCCTCGATCTCACCGCCGGCCTCGGCCGGCAGGTAGGACGCGGCGACCTCGGTGGCGGCCGTGGCGACCTCCTCCTCGGTGACCCCGAGCCGGTTCGCGATCCGCGCGTAGATCTTCGTGGCGCGCCAGCCCTCGGGGATCGTGATCGTGAGGTCGGAGCGGCTGGCCGGGTCGAGGAGCGCGGCGACGGCGTCGGCGGCGTTCATCTGGGACTGCATCGTGTACGTGCCGGCCTGGATGCCCACGGCATCGGGGTTGTTGCTGTAGGCCTGCACGAACGCCCCGCTCGTGGCCACCACGTCGTTGTCCACGAGGGTGGTCGCGATGTCGGAACCGGTGTCGCCGGTGTTGACCACGATCTGTACCTCGCCGGTACCGGGCCCCGGGTAGTCCGAGATGGTCTCGGTCGCCGCGCCGTCGCCGGCCAGCATCGGGCGGATCAGCACCCAGGCGCCGCCGATGAGCAGTGCGATCGCGACGATCATCACGATGAAGGTGATCAGGTTGCGGCGCCGCTGAGCGCGCCGCTTGGCCTGGCGCCGGCGGTGGGCACGGCGTCGGGAGTTCGCCCGGTCCTGGTCCGGATCGGCGGTACCCGCGAGAGGTTCGTCGAAGAGGTCGGTCACCGTTCCTCCTCCTGGGATGTCGGTTGGTTCGCTGTGCCGCCGCTGTCGATGGCCGTGCCGGGTGGCCGGCCGAGGCGACGTTCCTGGTCGAGCGCAGCCTGCAGGATCATGGTCGCGGCGACCTGGTCCACTACTTGTCTGTGTTTGCGCCCGGCCCGTCCCGACGCGTGCAGGGCCTGGTGTGCCGAGACGGTCGTCAGCCGTTCATCGACGAGGCGCACTGGAGTGGGGCGGACTGCGAGTGCAACCGCTCTAGCGTACGCGCGAACCCTGAGAGCCGCAGTACCCTCCTCGCCGGACATGCTCCGGGGCAGCCCCACGACGACCTCGATGGCGTCGTTCTCGGCCACGATCTCGGCAATTTCGTCGATGCCCCGGCCGGGCCCGGAGCGGGCCACGGTGCGCACCGGCGTGGCCAGCATGCCGTGCGGATCGCAGCGCGCCACGCCGATGCGGACGGTGCCGACGTCGACACCGATCCGCACGCCGGTCCGCATGCCCTCGGGGCCGTCAACCACCGATGGCGTCCAGATCCGCGGTGATCGCCGTGAGTGCGTCGGCCAGCGCAGCCGCGTCGGTGCCCCCGCCCTGCGCGATGTCGTCCTTGCCGCCCCCCCCGCCGCCGAGCCGGCCGGCCGCGGTCCGCACCAGGGCGCCCGCCTTCGCGCCGGCGGCGCGGGCCGCCTCGTTCGTCGCGACGACCACCACCGGACGCTCCTTCACGAGGGCTCCGATGGCCACCACGGAACCGGAGGCGTTCCCGAGCCGGTCCCGGACGTCCAGCGCGAGCGTGCGCACGTCGTCGGTCGATGCGACCTCACCGATGTCGGTGGTCACCACGAGCAGGCCGCCGTGGGTTGCCGCCTGCGCCGCGAGCGTGCCCGCGCCCGCGAGCAACTGGCCCTGACGCAGCGCCGCGAGCTCCTTCTCGGCGTCCTTCAGCCGAGTGAGCAGGCCGGAGACCCGCTCCGGCAGCTCCTCGCTGCGGGCGCCGACGAGCTGGGAGAGCTGGCCGACGAGCGCGTGCTCGCGCGCTCCGAAGCTGTACGCGCCCGCGCCGACGAGTGCGTCGATGCGACGCACGCCGGAGCCGATGGACGCCTCACCGAGGAGGGTCACCAACCCGAGCTCCCCGGACGTACGCACGTGGGTGCCCCCGCAGAGTTCCTTGGACCAGTCCCCACCGATGGAGACCACCCGGACCCGGTCGCCGTACTTCTCGCCGAACAGGGCCATGGCGCCCTGGGCGCGGGCCTCGTCGAGACCCATCACCGCGTCGGTCACCTCGAGGTTCTCCGCCAGCTGGGTGTTCACCCGCTCCTCGATCTCCGAGAGCACGCCCGCGGGTACCCCGGATCCGGACCGGAAGTCGAACCGGACCCGGCTCGGGGCGTTCTCGGAACCGGCCTGGGTGGCCGAGTCGCCGAGCGATTCCCGCAGTGCCTTGTGCACCATGTGCGTGGCCGTGTGCGCGCGGCTGATGGCCCGACGGCGGTCGCTGTTGATCGTGGCCGTCGCACCCTCGTCGAGGGTCACGTCGCCGTCCACCAGCCGGCCCCGGTGCACCGGCATGCCCTTGACGGGCGCCTGGACGTCGTCCACCTCGACCAGGCCACCGCCGTCGAGCACGATCGTGCCGTGGTCGGCGAGCTGACCACCTGCCTCCGCATAGAACGGGGTGCGGTCCAGGATGATCTCGACGTCGGCGGGCGCGTGCACCTGCGGCACCGCCACGCCGTCGACCAGGATCGCCGCGACCCGCGCGGGCGCGGTGTGGTCGGTGTAGCCGAGGAACTGCACGGGTGCGTCCAGCTCGGACTGCAGGCCCTGGTAGACCTGCGTGTCGACCCCACCACTGCGCTTGGCGAGGGCGTCCGCGCGGGCGCGTTGACGCTGCTCGGTCATGAGGGTCCGGAACGCCTCCTCGTCGACCTTCAGGCCCTGCTCGGCCGCCATCTCGAGCGTCAGGTCGATGGGGAAGCCGTACGTGTCGTGCAGGGCGAACGCCTGGTCACCGGCGAGCAGCGTGCCGCCGGACGACTTCACCTTCGCCACCGCGGAGTCCAGGATCGTGGTGCCGGAGTCGAGGGTGCGGCGGAACGCCTCCTCCTCGCCGTAGGCGATCTGGGAGATCCGCGCGAAGTCCGTCTCGAGCTCCGGGTAGGAGGCCTTCATCGCGTCCTTGGACACCGGCAGCAGGACCGGCAGGGTGGGCTCGGTGACGCCGAGGAGGCGCATCGCCCGCACGGCTCGGCGCAGCAGCCGCCGCAGCACGTAGCCGCGACCCTCGTTCGCGGGCTTGATGCCGTCGGAGATGAGCATCAGGGCCGAGCGGACGTGGTCGGCCACGACGCGCATCCGCACGTCGTCGTCGTGGTTGTCGCCGTAGCGCTTCCCGGACAGCCGCTGCGCCGCCGCGATGACCGGGAACACCTCGTCGATCTCGTACATGTTGTCGACGCCCTGCTTGAGGAACGCGACCCGTTCGAGGCCCATCCCGGTGTCGATGTTCTTCTTGCGCAACTCCCCGAGGATCTCGAAGTGGTCCTTCGTGCCGCCGTCCGCGCGCTCGTACTGCATGAACACGAGGTTCCAGATCTCGAGGTAGCGGTCCTCGTCGGCGATCGGGCCGCCCTCGACGCCGAACTCCGGCCCCCGGTCCACGTAGATCTCCGAGCACGGGCCGGCCGGGCCCCGCGCGCCGGTGGACCAGTAGTTGTCCCTCATGCCGCGGCGCTGGATCCGTTCTGCCGGCAGTCCGGCGACCTCCTGCCACAGCAGGAACGCCTCGTCGTCGTCCTGGTAGACCGTGACCCAGATGACGTCCGGGTCGAACCCGAGCCCGCCCTCGTCCTCGGAGCCCGTGATGAACTCCCAGGCGTACCGGATCGCCTCCTCCTTGAAGTAGTCACCGAAGGAGAAGTTGCCGTTCATCTGGAAGAACGTGCC
Coding sequences within:
- a CDS encoding shikimate dehydrogenase — encoded protein: MGHHAAVLGHPVAHSLSPVLHRAAYAELGLSDWTYELHDVDEPDLEAFVRSRDGSWAGLSLTMPLKQRAMALSDHVESLAKVVGVVNTLLFQPGGLLIGANTDVHGLVQALREATPQAPGADARRGVIIGAGATAAAALAALGELGIHAPVVLTRSVGRAGVVMRAAGRMGVTPSYVTLGTDQARAELLGADVVISTVPHGAADPLVGLLDGVALEADQVLLDVVYEGWPTAIASAWRAAGGSISPGYLMLLHQAAEQVRLMTGRPGPVEAMRAALMQALAD
- a CDS encoding prepilin peptidase, which encodes MGDPVVVLVCGALTGLVALILTPWLRTLAGAESTLPNSGLHAMLACLGGAGAAAVAGGWAELVALAVAALACSLLVVVDVATHRLPDVIVLPAFAVVLLGLVVAAATTGAWPDLLRALAGAAAVGLGLLLLCLASPTGLGLGDVKLGALIALVLGWTGWAAVAAGILAAFVLGGLFAVILLATTKADRRTAVAFGPWLVAGGVVGVAWGPALLGMA
- the mltG gene encoding endolytic transglycosylase MltG, whose protein sequence is MTDLFDEPLAGTADPDQDRANSRRRAHRRRQAKRRAQRRRNLITFIVMIVAIALLIGGAWVLIRPMLAGDGAATETISDYPGPGTGEVQIVVNTGDTGSDIATTLVDNDVVATSGAFVQAYSNNPDAVGIQAGTYTMQSQMNAADAVAALLDPASRSDLTITIPEGWRATKIYARIANRLGVTEEEVATAATEVAASYLPAEAGGEIEGWLFASTYTVQPDSTPTSVLQQMVDLTVANLDERSVPAEDREELLIKASIVEAEVANQDDWNRVARVLENRLAGCTGDGTLGMDSTYAYGLNRIATEITRTEWQTEHPFNTRIVPGLPPTPIGAAGPGAVDAVLNPPEGDWCYFVTVNPTTGETRFTADYEEHLVNQQMYRDWLAAQTAPPEETAEDEG
- the ruvX gene encoding Holliday junction resolvase RuvX — translated: MRTGVRIGVDVGTVRIGVARCDPHGMLATPVRTVARSGPGRGIDEIAEIVAENDAIEVVVGLPRSMSGEEGTAALRVRAYARAVALAVRPTPVRLVDERLTTVSAHQALHASGRAGRKHRQVVDQVAATMILQAALDQERRLGRPPGTAIDSGGTANQPTSQEEER
- the alaS gene encoding alanine--tRNA ligase, which gives rise to MRTAEIRRRWLTYFSDRGHTVVPSASLISPDPSTLFVIAGMVPFIPYMTGEQTPPWSRATSVQKCVRTSDIEEVGKTTRHGTFFQMNGNFSFGDYFKEEAIRYAWEFITGSEDEGGLGFDPDVIWVTVYQDDDEAFLLWQEVAGLPAERIQRRGMRDNYWSTGARGPAGPCSEIYVDRGPEFGVEGGPIADEDRYLEIWNLVFMQYERADGGTKDHFEILGELRKKNIDTGMGLERVAFLKQGVDNMYEIDEVFPVIAAAQRLSGKRYGDNHDDDVRMRVVADHVRSALMLISDGIKPANEGRGYVLRRLLRRAVRAMRLLGVTEPTLPVLLPVSKDAMKASYPELETDFARISQIAYGEEEAFRRTLDSGTTILDSAVAKVKSSGGTLLAGDQAFALHDTYGFPIDLTLEMAAEQGLKVDEEAFRTLMTEQRQRARADALAKRSGGVDTQVYQGLQSELDAPVQFLGYTDHTAPARVAAILVDGVAVPQVHAPADVEIILDRTPFYAEAGGQLADHGTIVLDGGGLVEVDDVQAPVKGMPVHRGRLVDGDVTLDEGATATINSDRRRAISRAHTATHMVHKALRESLGDSATQAGSENAPSRVRFDFRSGSGVPAGVLSEIEERVNTQLAENLEVTDAVMGLDEARAQGAMALFGEKYGDRVRVVSIGGDWSKELCGGTHVRTSGELGLVTLLGEASIGSGVRRIDALVGAGAYSFGAREHALVGQLSQLVGARSEELPERVSGLLTRLKDAEKELAALRQGQLLAGAGTLAAQAATHGGLLVVTTDIGEVASTDDVRTLALDVRDRLGNASGSVVAIGALVKERPVVVVATNEAARAAGAKAGALVRTAAGRLGGGGGGKDDIAQGGGTDAAALADALTAITADLDAIGG